In one Alnus glutinosa chromosome 14, dhAlnGlut1.1, whole genome shotgun sequence genomic region, the following are encoded:
- the LOC133857038 gene encoding uncharacterized protein LOC133857038, giving the protein MSGGTPVGGGYMRQRHSQGYASSGDDLEDDACSRSRPTSPASVRRRTWIEILENLLWLASAAFIIYYGDRHSNLIYLLWHDERIRRMPLYLGMVGLGLNALIFFYSSMSVGSVRRFDEKWELTSISALPFVTLLGLVSFCLFSFALWPIWSFLTLPLLFTLFMACMVTFPYILIGTFRPQDDILRTD; this is encoded by the exons ATGTCGGGTGGGACGCCGGTTGGCGGCGGATATATGAGGCAGAGGCACAGCCAGGGGTATGCATCAAGTGGTGATGACCTTGAGGATGACGCATGCTCGAGGTCACGTCCTACATCACCTGCAAGTGTGAGAAGACGGACGTGGATTGAGATTTTGGAGAATTTGCTTTGGCTTGCTTCGGCAGCTTTCATTATATACTATGGTGATCGCCACTCCAATTTGATATATCTCCTGTGGCATGATGAGCGAATCAGAAG AATGCCTTTGTACCTTGGGATGGTGGGTCTTGGTTTGAATGCTCTCATCTTCTTTTATTCAAGTATGTCAGTTGGGAGTGTCAGGAGGTTTGATGAGAAATGGGAACTGACAAGTATATCTGCTTTGCCATTCGTTACCCTTCTTGGACTTGTCTCCTTTTGCTT GTTCTCTTTTGCTTTATGGCCAATATGGAGTTTCCTGACTCTTCCTCTTCTG TTTACACTGTTTATGGCTTGCATGGTTACATTTCCCTACATTTTGATTGGGACATTCAGGCCTCAAGATGATATCTTACGTACAGATTAA
- the LOC133857406 gene encoding F-box/kelch-repeat protein At1g55270-like gives MNRVIQPPLVDTTACLCRVDAGLKTVAGAKRFVPGSKLCLQPDIKPSIHPTRTKPSRGDRSRNQSPLLPGLPDDLAIACLIRVPRAEHRKLRLVCKRWYRLLAGNFFYSLRKSLSIAEEWIYVIKRDRDGKISWHAFDPTYQLWQPLPPVPKEYSEALGFGCAVLSGCHLYLFGGKDPLKGSMRRVIFYNGRTNKWHRAPDMLRRRHFFGSCVINNCLYVAGGENEGVHRSLRSAEVYDPNKNRWSFISDMSTAMVPFIGVVYEGKWYLKGLGSHRQVLSEVYRPETDSWYSVYDGMVAGWRNPSTSLNGHLYASDCKDGCKLRVYDEVSDSWSKHIDSKMHLGNSQALEAAALLPLNGKLCIIRNNMSISLVDVSKSEDARGTTAEHLWETIAGRGQFKTLVTNLLSSLAGRNRLKSHIVHCQVLQA, from the exons ATGAACAGAGTGATTCAACCTCCTTTG GTTGATACAACAGCATGTTTATGTAGGGTAGATGCAGGCCTCAAAACTGTTGCTGGTGCCAAAAGATTTGTTCCTGGGTCAAAACTGTGTCTTCAGCCTGACATTAAACCATCCATTCACCCAACAAGGACCAAGCCATCACGGGGTGACAGGAGCAGAAACCAATCCCCTCTGCTTCCAGGACTTCCTGATGATCTTGCTATTGCTTGCCTAATCCGGGTCCCCAGGGCTGAGCATCGTAAACTTCGGCTGGTCTGCAAAAGATGGTATCGTCTTTTGGCCGGCAACTTCTTTTACTCACTCCGCAAGAGCCTTAGTATTGCGGAAGAATGGATATATGTAATCAAAAGAGACCGAGATGGGAAAATATCATGGCACGCCTTTGATCCTACATACCAGCTGTGGCAGCCCCTCCCTCCTGTCCCTAAGGAGTATTCTGAAGCCCTTGGGTTTGGTTGTGCTGTTCTTAGTGGCTGTCACCTCTATCTGTTTGGTGGCAAAGACCCGCTAAAGGGATCAATGAGGCGAGTAATATTTTATAATGGCCGCACTAATAAATGGCACCGTGCCCCAGACATGCTTCGTCGGCGACATTTTTTTGGCTCCTGTGTCATAAACAATTGCTTGTACGTAGCAGGTGGAGAGAATGAGGGTGTGCACCGATCCTTGAGATCAGCGGAAGTCTATGATCCGAACAAGAACCGGTGGTCCTTTATTTCGGACATGAGCACTGCAATGGTTCCCTTCATTGGGGTTGTCTATGAGGGCAAGTGGTACTTGAAGGGGCTCGGATCTCATCGGCAGGTTCTAAGTGAGGTCTACCGGCCAGAAACTGACAGCTGGTACTCGGTTTATGACGGAATGGTTGCAGGCTGGAGGAACCCAAGTACTTCCCTAAATGGGCACCTTTATGCTTCAGACTGCAAGGATGGGTGCAAACTTAGGGTTTATGACGAAGTGAGTGACTCCTGGAGCAAGCATATTGACAGTAAAATGCATTTGGGGAATTCTCAGGCTTTGGAGGCAGCTGCTCTTCTTCCCCTCAATGGAAAACTGTGTATCATCAGGAACAATATGAGCATTTCTCTAGTTGACGTTTCGAAATCAGAAGATGCAAGGGGGACTACAGCTGAACATTTATGGGAAACTATAGCAGGGAGAGGACAGTTCAAGACTTTGGTCACAAATCTCTTGTCCAGCCTTGCCGGCAGGAACCGCCTGAAAAGCCACATTGTTCACTGCCAGGTTCTTCAAGCTTGA